CATTTCGAAGCGCAGCACTTCGGCCATCTTGAGCTCGATGAAGGCATCGATCTGGTCGTCGTCGAACACGCCGCCGGCCTTCAGGTAGTCCCGGTCGCTGTCGAGGGCTTCCAGCGCCTCACGCAGCGAGCGGCAGACGGTCGGGATTTCCTTCAGCTCTTCCGGCGGCAGGTCGTACAGATCCTTGTCCATGGCCGAGCCCGGATGGATCTTGTTCTTGATGCCGTCGAGGCCTGCCATCAGCATGGCCGAGAAGGCGAGATACGGGTTGGCCGTCGGGTCGGGGAAACGAACTTCCACGCGCTTGGCCTTCGGCGACTGGCCGAACGGGATACGGCAGGAAGCCGACCGGTTGCGCGCCGAATAGGCCAGCAGAACCGGTGCCTCGTAGCCCGGCACCAGACGCTTGAACGAGTTGGTGGACGGGTTGGTGAATGCGTTCAGCGACTTGGCATGCTTGATGATGCCGCCGATGTAGAACAGCGCCGTTTCGGACAGGCCGGCATACTCGTTACCGGCGAAGGTCGGCTTGCCGCCCTTCCAGATCGACTGGTGGACGTGCATGCCCGAGCCGTTGTCGCCGAAGATCGGCTTCGGCATGAACGTGGCCGTCTTGCCGTAGGCGTTGGCGACCTGATGGATCACATACTTGTAGATCTGCATCTTGTCGGCGTTGCGGACGAGCGTGTCGAACTTGATGCCGAGCTCGTGCTGGGCTGCCGCCACTTCGTGGTGATGCTTCTCGACCGAGACGCCCATTTCGGCCATCACGGTGAGCATCTCGGAGCGCATGTCCTGGCAGGAATCGACCGGGGGCACGGGGAAGTAGCCGCCCTTGACGCGCGGGCGGTGGCCGAGATTGCCCGTCTCGTACTCGGTGTCGTCGTTGGAGGGCAGCTCGGTCGAGTCCAGCTTGAAGCCGGTGTTGTACGGGTCGGCCTTGTAGCGGACGTCGTCGAAGATGAAGAATTCGGCTTCCGGGCCGAAGAAGGCCGTATCGCCGATACCGGACTGCTGCAGGTAGGCCTCGGCCTTCTTGGCCGTGCTGCGCGGATCGCGGTTGTAGGACTCGCCCGAGATCGGGTCCAGGATGTCGCAGTAGATCGACATGGTCGACTGCGCGAAGAAGGGGTCCATGTGGGCCGTTTCGGGATCCGGCATCAGGACCATGTCGGATTCGTTGATGGCCTTCCAGCCGCCGATCGACGAGCCGTCGAACATCGTGCCTTCGGAGAAGAGATCTTCGTCCACGATTGCGATGTCGAGCGTGACGTGCTGCAGCTTGCCCTTCGGGTCGGTGAAGCGCAGGTCGACGAATTTGACGTCGTTATCCTTGATCTGCTTCAAAACATCATTGGCCGAAGTCATTTTAGTCCTTCCTGTTTGGAATGTTCGAATGTTGGACGGGCTCGGGAGCTCAGATCGCGTCGACGCCGACTTCGCCGGTACGGATGCGAACGGCTTCCTCGATGTTGGAAACGAAAATCTTGCCATCGCCGATACGCCCGGTCTGCGCGGCCTTGCGGATCGCCTCCACCGCGGCCGCTACGGACTCGTCGGCGAGTACGACCTCGATCTTCACCTTGGGTAGAAAGTCGACGACGTATTCCGCGCCCCGGTAAAGCTCCGTGTGGCCCTTCTGGCGGCCGAAACCCTTGGCTTCCGTTACGGTAATGCCCTGAAGGCCGACATCTTGAAGCGCTTCCTTTACCTCATCGAGCTTGAAAGGCTTGATGATCGCTTCAATCTTCTTCATCGGGTCGTCTCCAATGCGCACGCGGGCTCAAGGTTGTCTATCCTGTCGCCCTCCCGAACGCTACCGTACGGAAGGCCAGTTCTGCCCGTTGTTTCACCAATTTGTTGCAAAAAGAATAGGCAAGGTGCGCAAAAAATGAACCGGCATGACGCGGATGTTGGCGATATTTGTTTGCTTACGCCGAAAGAATTGGCGCAAGCAGATGAAATGGCTGCCAAATTAGGCGGTTGCAGCTATTCATTGATGCAGGCGGCGGCGACCGCAGTCGCCAACGTGGCCGAAGCTATGGCGCCAACGGGCCCGATCGCGGTGCTGGCCGGCACTGGCAACAATGGCGGCGATGGCGTGTTGGCGGCGCATTATCTGCGCGCACGCGGGCGGTCCGTACGGCTGTTCATGCTGGGCAAACCGAAAGGCGGCGACGCCGCGCGCGCGATGTCGAAATGGGCATCGCAGGGCGAATCGCCGGAAGCCTTCCTGCCTGCCGAGTTCACCCTCATTGTCGATGGCCTCTTCGGTGCAGGGCTTCAACGCCCGCTGGATGGGGCGGCGGCTGAGCTTGTGCGGCGCCTGGGTGAGGCGCAGGCGCGGGTTCTGTCCATCGACCTTCCCAGCGGCGTATCGGGCGAAACCGGGCAGGTGCTCGGCCGTGCACCGCAGGCCGAGGCGACGGTGACCTTCTTTCGCCGCAAGCCCGGTCATCTGCTGCAGCCCGGTGCCGCCCTCTGCGGCAGGGTGACCGTCGCCGATATCGGCATTCCCGCCGGCCTGCTGCAAAGCATCCAGCCGCGCACCTTCGCCAACCAGCCGGAGCTGTGGCGACATCGGCTGCTGAAGCCGAACGAGGCGGACCATAAATATGCCCGCGGGCACGCCGTGGTCTTTTCAGGAGGCCCAAGCCATACAGGTGCGGCGCGGCTGGCCGCGATGGCGGCCCTGCGTGGCGGCGCTGGGCTGGTGACGATGTTTTCGGCCGGCGGGGCGATGGCCGTCAACGCCGCGCACCTGACGGCCGTCATGCTGCGGCGATGCGACGATGCCGCCCAACTGGCCGATCATCTGTCGGATGCGCGCCTGAACGCCTTCGTACTGGGGCCGGGCTTCGGCAGCGCGGACAAAGCGCGCGCCTATGCCGCCACGATCCTGGAGGCGGGCCGCGCACTGGTGCTGGATGCCGACGGCCTGACGGCCTTTCGCGACCACGCGGCCGACCTGTTCCTGCTGGGCGCCACCAACACGGCCCGGCTCGTGATGACGCCGCATATGGGCGAGTTCGCACGGCTGTTTCCCGACATCGCGTCGCAATCGGAACGCGGCAAGCCATTCATGTCCCGCATGGCCGCCGCGCGGTCCGGCGCGGTGGTGGTGCTGAAGGGCAGCGATACCGTGATCGCGGCACCGGACGGGCGCGCCGCGATCAACGCGACGGGCACGCCGGCTTTGGCCACCGCCGGTACCGGCGATGTGCTGGCCGGCCTTGTCGGTGCGCAACTGGCAAACGGCGTTCCGCCCTTCGAGGCGGCCTGCATCGCCGTGTGGCTGCATGGCGTCGCCGCGCGCCTGCACGGGCCGGGCCTGATCGCCGAGGATCTGCCGGGGCTCGTGCCCGAGGCGCTCGGCAGGCTGCATTCACTCTGCGGCTTCAGCCTTCCCGGCTGGCCGCCGCAGGAGTAGTTCCTTCAGGAAACGGCCGGTCCATGAGCGGGGCTCGGCAACGATATCCTCGGGCGTCCCGGTGGCGACGACTTCGCCACCGCCGTCGCCGCCCTCGGGGCCGATGTCGATCACGTAGTCCGCGGTCTTTATGACCTCCAGATTATGCTCGATCACGGCAACGGTGTTGCCCTGGTCGACAAGGGAGTGCAGCACCTCCAGGAGCTTGGCCACATCGTGGAAGTGCAACCCTGT
This genomic window from Aureimonas sp. OT7 contains:
- the glnA gene encoding type I glutamate--ammonia ligase; its protein translation is MTSANDVLKQIKDNDVKFVDLRFTDPKGKLQHVTLDIAIVDEDLFSEGTMFDGSSIGGWKAINESDMVLMPDPETAHMDPFFAQSTMSIYCDILDPISGESYNRDPRSTAKKAEAYLQQSGIGDTAFFGPEAEFFIFDDVRYKADPYNTGFKLDSTELPSNDDTEYETGNLGHRPRVKGGYFPVPPVDSCQDMRSEMLTVMAEMGVSVEKHHHEVAAAQHELGIKFDTLVRNADKMQIYKYVIHQVANAYGKTATFMPKPIFGDNGSGMHVHQSIWKGGKPTFAGNEYAGLSETALFYIGGIIKHAKSLNAFTNPSTNSFKRLVPGYEAPVLLAYSARNRSASCRIPFGQSPKAKRVEVRFPDPTANPYLAFSAMLMAGLDGIKNKIHPGSAMDKDLYDLPPEELKEIPTVCRSLREALEALDSDRDYLKAGGVFDDDQIDAFIELKMAEVLRFEMTPHPVEFDMYYSV
- a CDS encoding P-II family nitrogen regulator — protein: MKKIEAIIKPFKLDEVKEALQDVGLQGITVTEAKGFGRQKGHTELYRGAEYVVDFLPKVKIEVVLADESVAAAVEAIRKAAQTGRIGDGKIFVSNIEEAVRIRTGEVGVDAI
- a CDS encoding NAD(P)H-hydrate dehydratase, whose amino-acid sequence is MNRHDADVGDICLLTPKELAQADEMAAKLGGCSYSLMQAAATAVANVAEAMAPTGPIAVLAGTGNNGGDGVLAAHYLRARGRSVRLFMLGKPKGGDAARAMSKWASQGESPEAFLPAEFTLIVDGLFGAGLQRPLDGAAAELVRRLGEAQARVLSIDLPSGVSGETGQVLGRAPQAEATVTFFRRKPGHLLQPGAALCGRVTVADIGIPAGLLQSIQPRTFANQPELWRHRLLKPNEADHKYARGHAVVFSGGPSHTGAARLAAMAALRGGAGLVTMFSAGGAMAVNAAHLTAVMLRRCDDAAQLADHLSDARLNAFVLGPGFGSADKARAYAATILEAGRALVLDADGLTAFRDHAADLFLLGATNTARLVMTPHMGEFARLFPDIASQSERGKPFMSRMAAARSGAVVVLKGSDTVIAAPDGRAAINATGTPALATAGTGDVLAGLVGAQLANGVPPFEAACIAVWLHGVAARLHGPGLIAEDLPGLVPEALGRLHSLCGFSLPGWPPQE